The following are encoded together in the Populus trichocarpa isolate Nisqually-1 chromosome 5, P.trichocarpa_v4.1, whole genome shotgun sequence genome:
- the LOC7455190 gene encoding uncharacterized protein LOC7455190, producing MQQDKGQVEGELRNLKQRLDVAERERHRARDELKEMKKVADESNSRLKEAMSNGKVADIFVELNSVVESLSKSNQELKIKEMAITSLKAEVGKLREADNSLEKLNKELSNVKSTEARTLDLLSHSKKRIQELEAEVQKGNEAETKLLDSFAAQTKQLEQTKILLEESKLEITSLRKQVEELEKHDGDKVSLQKELESLKSELHLERQNRTHAQEGEKHSASKTKSLLEEMELLKRELKLANEAEENSKKAMDGLAMALTEVATESTQTREKLKLTQEELERFKKEAEILQENINSFEDKHRTLLNEERKEADRYKKTAERLQIEAEESLLAWNAKETGFVDCIKRAEEEKSYACEENNKLLELLRTAENMNKIAKQENQKVRDILKQALNEANVAKEAAGIARDENSQLKDVLAEKDNALVFITQENENLRINEAATLEQIKELKQFLSEASERELKVEDKENQLKEKPQNAEEKQDKDGKKLGRTCSFSFKELIIPNKHRDVDENNKTTDKQNNNDEDEDSENPDLLRGSIFDKQAESPTAAVPRKKKFTDVGKETKPGDYDHIDGAHTNDPESERNSTRKRAYIRRFGDILLRRGGSHRRGQSVGGE from the coding sequence ATGCAACAAGATAAGGGGCAAGTTGAAGGGGAGCTGAGGAATTTAAAGCAGAGGCTGGATGTAGCAGAAAGGGAAAGACATAGAGCACGTGATGAGCTTAAAGAGATGAAGAAGGTGGCCGATGAGTCAAATTCCAGGTTAAAAGAAGCAATGTCTAATGGGAAGGTTGCTGATATATTTGTGGAACTCAATTCAGTAGTGGAATCAttgtcaaaatcaaatcaagagtTGAAGATCAAAGAAATGGCTATCACATCCTTGAAAGCTGAAGTTGGAAAGCTACGAGAGGCGGATAACTCTTTGGAAAAACTGAACAAAGAGTTAAGTAATGTTAAATCAACCGAGGCACGTACATTGGATTTATTATCCCATAGCAAGAAAAGAATTCAAGAACTTGAGGCTGAGGTACAGAAAGGGAACGAAGCAGAAACGAAGTTGCTAGATTCATTTGCCGCCCAAACGAAGCAGCTTGAGCAGACCAAGATACTGCTTGAAGAATCGAAGCTTGAGATTACTTCCCTTCGCAAGCAGGTAGAGGAGTTGGAGAAACATGATGGAGATAAAGTTTCATTGCAAAAAGAATTAGAGAGTCTCAAGTCTGAACTTCACCTGGAAAGACAGAACCGGACTCATGCTCAAGAGGGCGAAAAACATTCGGCATCGAAGACCAAGAGTCTACTCGAGGAGATGGAATTGCTTAAACGTGAACTGAAGCTAGCAAATGAAGCAGAAGAGAACAGCAAGAAGGCAATGGATGGCTTGGCAATGGCGCTAACAGAAGTTGCAACAGAATCCACTCAAACAAGGGAGAAGCTCAAGTTAACCCAGGAAGAGCTGGAGCGCTTCAAAAAGGAGGCAGAAATCTTACAGGAGAACATAAATAGCTTTGAGGACAAGCATAGAACTCTTTTGAatgaagaaaggaaagaagcGGATCGATATAAAAAAACAGCAGAGAGGTTGCAAATAGAAGCTGAAGAGTCGCTTCTGGCATGGAATGCGAAAGAGACAGGCTTTGTCGATTGTATCAAAAGAGCTGAAGAGGAAAAGTCATACGCATGTGAAGAGAACAATAAACTTCTTGAATTGCTAAGAACAGCCGAGAACATGAACAAGATAGCTAAACAAGAGAATCAGAAGGTGCGCGATATACTTAAACAGGCCCTGAATGAAGCTAATGTTGCAAAAGAAGCTGCCGGGATTGCCAGGGATGAAAATTCCCAACTCAAAGACGTCTTAGCTGAAAAAGACAATGCTTTGGTTTTCATTACTCAAGAGAACGAAAACCTTAGGATCAATGAAGCTGCAACTCTCGAGCAAATTAAAGAGTTGAAGCAGTTTCTCTCTGAAGCATCGGAAAGGGAGCTTAAAGTAGAAGATAAGGAAAACCAACTCAAGGAAAAGCCACAGAATGCAGAGGAGAAACAGGACAAAGACGGCAAGAAACTGGGCCGTACATGCAGTTTCAGTTTTAAAGAGCTAATAATTCCAAACAAACACAGGGATGTAGATGAGAACAACAAAACTACAgataaacaaaacaacaatGATGAGGATGAGGACTCTGAAAATCCTGATCTACTTAGGGGATCAATATTTGATAAGCAAGCAGAATCACCAACCGCAGCAGTGCCTCGCAAGAAAAAATTCACAGATGttggaaaagaaacaaaaccggGTGATTATGACCATATAGACGGGGCTCATACCAATGATCCAGAGAGTGAAAGAAACTCTACGAGAAAAAGAGCATATATACGAAGATTTGGTGATATTCTACTGAGGAGAGGAGGATCACACAGAAGGGGACAATCAGTTGGTGGTGAATAA